A single window of Planctomycetia bacterium DNA harbors:
- a CDS encoding HlyD family efflux transporter periplasmic adaptor subunit produces the protein MKSLLLFILLVAGGVVGYFYWQQTRYVTSTEEPKVEAIRKGNLEEKITGSGKLELKGGVYYVVAETAGKIEKVTPELSVGKHVKKGDVLINLDSSIAQNRVSEAEAAVKTAQADLKRAEANKVEKIAQINAIEKELEFVRAGVKRMEELKDSVEGGKLNLAKKELEKAEASAQASYALRDVAEANITLALANLQRAEAGLTLARRGLEAMTINSPCDGIILEMNKLVKDGQPINAGPVNGSALFIVAPGMDEWEIKAQISEQDIGKLHSKLKTFTPEQLKAGQGVPVRFNVEAYSAERIKFTGKVLRVDPLPAVAQRTGMAGLEALMAMSGGGVANNSGPASYNVIISVDPLDAAMRKTHPLFVGYTASDLQIIVENFSNIVTVPSAALSFTPEGMNEAQQKELKKNEEEGWSVVWFWNKGTYEPKYVKAGASEEGQTHIKEVLGGKPEDLLGKQAVTEAPKKPEPSGLFGGKTFRMPG, from the coding sequence GTGAAAAGTCTGTTGTTATTCATACTGCTGGTAGCAGGCGGTGTAGTAGGGTACTTTTACTGGCAGCAAACACGTTATGTGACGTCCACTGAAGAACCAAAGGTGGAAGCGATCCGCAAAGGGAACCTCGAAGAAAAGATCACCGGCAGTGGCAAGCTGGAACTCAAAGGCGGTGTTTACTACGTTGTTGCAGAAACTGCTGGCAAGATTGAAAAAGTAACACCTGAGTTGTCTGTTGGCAAGCACGTCAAAAAAGGTGATGTGCTCATCAATCTCGACAGTTCCATTGCACAGAATAGGGTTTCTGAAGCGGAAGCAGCGGTGAAAACGGCTCAGGCCGATTTGAAACGGGCCGAAGCTAACAAAGTCGAAAAGATAGCTCAGATTAACGCCATTGAAAAGGAACTGGAGTTTGTTCGCGCCGGCGTGAAGCGCATGGAAGAGTTGAAAGATAGTGTCGAAGGTGGCAAACTCAATTTAGCCAAAAAAGAACTTGAAAAAGCTGAAGCATCAGCTCAAGCCAGTTATGCACTCAGAGATGTTGCGGAAGCCAATATCACTCTGGCACTGGCCAATCTTCAGCGTGCCGAAGCGGGATTAACTCTTGCTCGCCGTGGCCTCGAAGCCATGACCATCAACTCCCCTTGTGATGGCATCATTCTCGAAATGAACAAGCTGGTGAAAGATGGCCAGCCGATCAATGCCGGTCCTGTGAACGGATCGGCATTGTTTATAGTTGCACCAGGCATGGATGAGTGGGAAATCAAAGCCCAGATCAGTGAGCAGGATATTGGCAAGTTGCACAGCAAACTGAAAACGTTTACTCCAGAACAATTAAAAGCTGGACAGGGTGTGCCTGTACGTTTCAATGTCGAAGCCTACTCGGCGGAACGCATCAAGTTTACCGGCAAGGTGTTGCGAGTTGATCCGCTGCCTGCAGTCGCTCAACGAACGGGCATGGCAGGTCTGGAAGCCCTGATGGCGATGAGTGGCGGAGGAGTTGCCAATAATTCCGGCCCTGCTTCCTACAACGTGATCATCAGTGTTGATCCACTCGATGCAGCGATGCGGAAAACCCATCCGCTGTTTGTGGGGTATACCGCTTCCGACCTTCAGATCATTGTGGAGAACTTCAGCAACATCGTCACAGTGCCCTCTGCAGCGCTTTCGTTCACGCCGGAAGGGATGAATGAGGCTCAGCAGAAAGAATTGAAGAAGAATGAAGAAGAGGGCTGGAGTGTTGTCTGGTTCTGGAACAAAGGCACTTATGAGCCGAAGTATGTGAAAGCCGGCGCCAGTGAAGAAGGGCAGACCCACATCAAGGAAGTGCTCGGTGGTAAACCGGAAGATCTGCTGGGCAAACAGGCGGTCACTGAAGCTCCCAAGAAACCAGAACCCAGTGGTTTGTTTGGCGGCAAGACATTCCGCATGCCGGGCTAA
- the dnaN gene encoding DNA polymerase III subunit beta: MKAVFDREALAQAFQLTSSVVPARTPKVILQNVKLSVTKKHATLKATDLESVGISMEVRGVQVEEPGDILLPTGRVNSILRECSDQELKIEGDGEGVCLRGQYSEFELPGEDADQYPTVAGFEGDKYHSIPSKQLKEMIHRTIFAAATESARYALTGVMWELNEDKVRLVATDGKRMAVVDGNGEAHGGHTTGNQTPVVPTKVMQLLDKNLADTEDPVLVRFSPNDVLFKVGKSEIYGRLVEGRYPTYREVFPKKTAVKIPLMVGPLSSVVRQAAILTDEDTRGVDFSFAKGTLTLQARVAEKGRAKIQLPVAYDSKSMSTTFDPKLVLDMLRVLEPDTEITLELVENNTVALFTAPGNYSYIVVPLTRGEGK; the protein is encoded by the coding sequence ATGAAAGCGGTCTTTGACCGGGAAGCTCTGGCCCAGGCATTTCAACTCACCAGCAGTGTCGTTCCGGCACGCACGCCCAAGGTGATCCTGCAGAACGTCAAATTGAGTGTCACCAAGAAACATGCAACGCTCAAAGCTACGGATCTGGAATCGGTAGGCATCAGCATGGAAGTGCGGGGCGTGCAGGTTGAGGAACCGGGCGATATCCTCCTTCCAACAGGTCGGGTGAATTCCATCCTGCGCGAATGCAGTGATCAGGAACTGAAAATAGAAGGCGATGGTGAAGGCGTTTGTCTTCGCGGCCAGTACAGTGAATTCGAACTGCCTGGCGAAGATGCAGATCAGTACCCCACGGTAGCGGGTTTTGAGGGAGACAAATATCACAGTATCCCGTCGAAACAACTTAAGGAAATGATTCACCGGACCATTTTTGCAGCAGCTACCGAATCGGCCCGCTATGCCCTTACCGGTGTGATGTGGGAACTGAACGAAGACAAGGTTCGCCTGGTAGCGACTGATGGCAAACGCATGGCCGTGGTGGATGGCAACGGCGAAGCACATGGCGGACATACCACCGGCAACCAGACTCCAGTGGTGCCGACCAAAGTGATGCAATTGCTCGATAAGAACCTGGCTGATACTGAAGACCCCGTGCTGGTGCGCTTCAGCCCCAACGATGTGCTCTTCAAAGTAGGCAAATCGGAAATCTATGGCCGACTGGTGGAAGGGCGTTACCCAACGTACCGCGAAGTGTTTCCCAAGAAAACAGCAGTCAAAATACCGCTGATGGTTGGTCCGCTTAGTTCCGTCGTCAGGCAGGCTGCGATTCTTACGGATGAAGATACTCGCGGCGTTGATTTCAGCTTTGCGAAAGGAACACTGACGTTGCAGGCCCGTGTTGCAGAAAAAGGCCGGGCCAAAATCCAATTGCCGGTGGCATATGACAGCAAATCGATGAGCACCACGTTCGATCCAAAGCTGGTGCTGGATATGCTCCGCGTGCTGGAACCAGACACCGAAATCACTCTGGAACTCGTCGAGAACAACACAGTAGCCCTGTTTACCGCTCCAGGCAATTACAGCTACATCGTGGTACCGTTGACACGTGGGGAAGGAAAGTAA
- a CDS encoding ABC transporter permease → MGFFSALRVALAALFVNKGRSTLTSLGIVIGIAAVIAMVAAGNGAKEKLDDRLESVGKNIVLVRPGGRTSTGITVHSTPITSEDAAAIRADAALKKMTIGVAESQATQDQVTNATGTFLTTISGIWPDMFLVRKWTVSAGRLFGHAENRSASAVGVIGESLAKKLFPGRRPADMIGQRLKLYGQSLEIIGVLAPKGKNPIGQDQDDQVFVPINTIQQRLGREPRVSVITCTTRSNEDIGPTQERITKILRERRNLRGNMPNDFDVTSVEEMAAIGLLLTNTLNILVIVIASISLIVGGIGIMNIMLVSVTERTREIGIRMAVGATPNDVRNQFLIESVVLSLGGGLIGVLLGLSFAYIITDLLEWPLRLSPIYPTVAFGVAASVGVFFGYYPAMKASQLDPIEALRYE, encoded by the coding sequence ATGGGTTTCTTTTCGGCATTACGTGTAGCCCTGGCAGCCTTGTTTGTGAACAAGGGCCGTTCCACGCTGACCAGTCTGGGCATTGTCATCGGCATTGCAGCTGTCATCGCGATGGTGGCAGCAGGTAATGGCGCCAAGGAAAAGCTCGATGACCGGCTCGAAAGCGTCGGCAAGAACATTGTCCTGGTTCGCCCCGGCGGCCGTACCAGCACCGGCATCACCGTGCATAGTACCCCCATCACCAGCGAAGATGCTGCAGCCATCCGGGCTGATGCAGCACTCAAGAAAATGACAATCGGCGTGGCGGAATCGCAGGCTACGCAGGATCAAGTCACCAACGCTACTGGCACATTTCTGACGACTATCTCCGGCATCTGGCCTGACATGTTCCTGGTCCGCAAGTGGACCGTTTCAGCCGGCAGATTGTTTGGCCATGCCGAAAATCGCAGTGCCAGTGCGGTGGGGGTAATTGGTGAATCACTGGCCAAGAAGCTGTTTCCCGGCCGCCGACCTGCCGACATGATTGGCCAGCGTTTGAAACTCTATGGGCAGTCTCTTGAAATTATTGGCGTACTGGCTCCCAAGGGCAAGAATCCTATCGGCCAGGATCAGGACGATCAGGTTTTTGTACCTATCAACACCATTCAGCAGCGTCTGGGACGTGAACCACGCGTTTCCGTCATCACGTGCACCACGCGAAGCAATGAGGACATCGGCCCGACGCAGGAACGCATCACCAAGATACTTCGCGAACGACGCAATCTGAGGGGCAACATGCCCAACGATTTCGATGTTACGAGTGTCGAGGAAATGGCAGCGATCGGTCTGCTGCTCACCAATACGCTGAACATTCTGGTCATTGTCATTGCCAGCATCTCACTCATCGTCGGTGGCATCGGCATCATGAACATCATGCTGGTCTCGGTGACGGAACGTACCCGCGAGATTGGCATCCGCATGGCGGTGGGCGCCACACCCAACGATGTGCGCAACCAGTTCCTGATTGAATCGGTGGTGCTATCATTGGGCGGAGGCTTGATCGGCGTGCTACTGGGGTTGAGCTTTGCCTACATCATCACCGATCTGCTCGAATGGCCACTCAGGCTGTCCCCCATTTATCCAACGGTAGCTTTCGGCGTGGCTGCCAGCGTGGGCGTGTTCTTCGGCTATTACCCTGCCATGAAAGCTTCGCAGCTCGATCCCATTGAAGCGTTGCGATATGAATAA
- the glnA gene encoding type I glutamate--ammonia ligase: MKPKEVLALIKEKEIRAVDLRFMDFPGIWQHFTIPSEEMEESIFEEGLGFDGSSIRGWQAINESDMLVIPQAETAFVDPFCATPTLTIICNIQDPLTREDYTRDPRNIARKAVNYMKSLGLADVAYFGPEPEFFVFDTVRFDQNQHSGYYFLDSEEGAWNTGREFEIDGRPNLGYKLRYKEGYFPCPPADSQDDMRSEMMLIMNACGMQVERQHHEVATGGQAEIDIRFNDLVTMADNVLKLKYIVKNVAKKHGKTATFMPKPLFGDNGSGMHVHASLWKGGQNLFAGSGYAGMSDIAMFAIGGLLKHAPALCGFCNPTTNSYKRLVPGYEAPVNLAYSRRNRSASIRIPVYSPSPKQKRLEFRCPDPSCNPYLAFAAMLMAMIDGIQNKIHPGEPLDKDIYDLEPEELAKVPKAPGSLDEALAALRSNHQFLLKGDVFTPDVIDTWIWYKTEKEADAVRLRPHPYEFMMYYDI; the protein is encoded by the coding sequence AGAGCATCTTCGAAGAAGGCCTCGGCTTCGATGGGTCGTCCATCCGCGGCTGGCAGGCGATCAATGAATCTGACATGCTCGTTATCCCCCAGGCGGAAACGGCATTTGTCGATCCCTTCTGTGCCACGCCAACGCTCACCATTATCTGTAACATTCAGGACCCGCTCACCCGCGAAGATTACACTCGCGACCCTCGCAACATTGCCCGTAAAGCTGTCAACTACATGAAGAGCCTGGGGCTCGCAGATGTCGCCTACTTCGGCCCTGAGCCGGAGTTTTTTGTTTTTGATACCGTGCGTTTCGATCAGAACCAGCACAGTGGCTACTACTTCCTCGATTCCGAAGAAGGCGCCTGGAACACCGGACGCGAGTTCGAAATCGATGGCCGGCCCAACCTTGGCTACAAGCTCCGGTACAAGGAAGGTTACTTCCCCTGTCCCCCCGCTGACTCTCAGGACGATATGCGTTCTGAAATGATGCTGATCATGAACGCCTGCGGCATGCAGGTGGAACGCCAGCACCACGAAGTCGCCACCGGCGGACAAGCCGAAATCGACATTCGCTTCAACGACCTTGTTACGATGGCAGACAATGTGCTCAAGCTGAAGTACATCGTCAAGAATGTTGCCAAGAAGCATGGCAAGACAGCCACCTTCATGCCCAAGCCACTCTTCGGCGATAATGGTTCCGGCATGCATGTCCACGCCAGCTTGTGGAAGGGTGGCCAGAACCTCTTCGCTGGATCCGGCTACGCAGGCATGTCTGACATTGCGATGTTCGCTATCGGCGGTTTGCTGAAACATGCACCGGCTCTCTGTGGTTTCTGTAACCCGACCACCAACAGCTACAAGCGACTGGTGCCTGGCTACGAAGCTCCGGTCAACCTGGCTTATAGCCGACGTAACCGCTCTGCATCCATCCGCATTCCGGTCTACAGCCCATCACCGAAGCAGAAGCGACTGGAGTTCCGCTGTCCTGATCCTTCATGCAATCCTTACCTCGCCTTTGCAGCGATGTTGATGGCCATGATCGACGGCATCCAGAACAAGATTCACCCCGGCGAGCCGCTGGATAAGGACATTTACGATCTGGAACCGGAAGAGCTCGCCAAGGTACCCAAGGCACCCGGCTCACTCGATGAAGCACTGGCCGCCCTGCGCAGCAACCACCAGTTCCTGCTCAAGGGCGATGTCTTCACTCCCGATGTCATCGACACCTGGATCTGGTACAAGACCGAGAAGGAAGCCGATGCCGTCCGCCTGCGTCCTCATCCGTATGAGTTCATGATGTACTACGATATTTAA
- a CDS encoding GNAT family N-acetyltransferase, whose product MKLTLDTERLILRPWRDSDRVPFAALNADPKVMEFFPSVLTRQESDAQADRIEDHFVRHGFGMWAVEVKGHTPFAGFIGLAHPSYQTHFTPCVEIGWRLAPLYWGKGYATEGARRALQFGFDQLGLEEIVSFTAVGNIGSRRVMETLGMQRNPEDDFDHPLLAKEHPLCRHVLYRLKRQPVPATAPCNT is encoded by the coding sequence ATGAAGCTGACTCTCGATACCGAGCGTTTGATTCTCAGGCCGTGGCGCGATTCTGATCGTGTTCCGTTTGCAGCTCTCAATGCCGACCCCAAGGTCATGGAGTTCTTCCCTTCGGTACTCACCCGACAGGAAAGTGATGCCCAGGCTGATCGCATTGAAGATCACTTTGTACGCCACGGCTTCGGCATGTGGGCCGTGGAAGTCAAAGGGCACACCCCCTTTGCAGGGTTCATTGGCCTGGCTCATCCTAGTTATCAAACACACTTCACGCCCTGTGTCGAAATAGGCTGGCGGCTCGCTCCACTCTATTGGGGCAAAGGCTACGCCACCGAAGGAGCACGCCGGGCTTTGCAGTTTGGATTCGATCAACTGGGCCTTGAAGAAATCGTTTCTTTCACTGCAGTGGGAAATATCGGTTCCCGCCGGGTGATGGAGACGCTGGGAATGCAGCGTAACCCGGAGGATGATTTTGATCATCCGTTGCTGGCGAAAGAGCATCCGCTCTGCCGACATGTGCTGTACCGGCTTAAGCGCCAGCCAGTTCCCGCCACAGCGCCTTGTAATACTTGA
- a CDS encoding sugar phosphate isomerase/epimerase, whose amino-acid sequence MQHQMSRRSILGTSLASMVTLPMMSQAEETKPSAGKPLFQLGLVTYNLAAEWDVPTILKNCKETGVAAVELRTTHKHGVEPDISVERRREIKQQFADAGIVLWGLGSTCEFHSPDASVVKNQIETCKQFLELAHDLDARGVKVRPNGLPKNVPEEKTLEQIGKALTQCGQEASNLGCEIWVEVHGGGTSHPPRMKTILEHANHPQVGITWNSNQSDIKDGSVKSYFELLKPWLKSCHINALYGSYPYRELFTCLKEANYDRNTLIEIGEKLDPVSGALFLKYYKALWRELAGA is encoded by the coding sequence ATGCAACATCAGATGTCTCGACGCAGTATTCTAGGGACTAGCCTGGCATCCATGGTGACTTTGCCGATGATGAGCCAGGCAGAAGAGACGAAGCCAAGCGCAGGCAAGCCATTGTTTCAATTAGGTTTGGTGACCTACAACCTGGCAGCGGAATGGGATGTTCCCACCATCTTGAAGAACTGCAAGGAAACGGGAGTGGCAGCGGTAGAACTCAGAACCACGCATAAACATGGAGTAGAGCCTGATATTTCTGTGGAACGTCGCAGGGAAATAAAGCAACAATTTGCCGATGCAGGCATAGTGCTCTGGGGTTTGGGCAGTACCTGCGAGTTTCACAGCCCGGACGCCAGCGTGGTGAAGAATCAGATAGAAACCTGCAAACAGTTTCTTGAACTGGCCCATGACTTGGATGCCCGTGGCGTAAAGGTACGACCCAATGGCTTACCCAAGAATGTGCCGGAAGAAAAGACACTGGAACAGATAGGAAAAGCTCTGACGCAGTGTGGGCAGGAAGCATCCAACCTGGGTTGTGAAATATGGGTTGAAGTACATGGTGGAGGAACGAGCCATCCGCCACGGATGAAAACGATTCTGGAACATGCCAATCATCCCCAGGTGGGAATCACCTGGAACTCCAACCAGAGCGATATCAAGGATGGCTCAGTGAAGTCTTACTTTGAACTGCTCAAACCCTGGCTGAAGTCGTGTCATATCAACGCCCTGTATGGCAGCTATCCCTATCGGGAATTGTTTACCTGCTTGAAAGAAGCCAACTATGATCGCAACACTCTGATCGAGATAGGCGAGAAACTGGACCCTGTCAGTGGTGCACTCTTCCTCAAGTATTACAAGGCGCTGTGGCGGGAACTGGCTGGCGCTTAA
- a CDS encoding dihydrofolate reductase → MRKITFGGAISLDNYLARLDDGVDWLQWSDEAAEIMGDYWSTIDTVLMGRKTYEVALRKGPQGSMPGITGYVFSRTLTSLPDKNAVLVRENAAEVVREMKSGKGKDICLMGGGSLAKTLFEANLIDEIGFNIHPVLLGSGIPVYHIMNCETKLELMKCKPFKNGCVYVQYQVKPKLNK, encoded by the coding sequence ATGCGCAAAATCACCTTTGGCGGGGCTATCAGTCTTGATAACTACCTCGCTCGGCTCGACGATGGCGTGGACTGGCTGCAGTGGAGCGATGAAGCTGCGGAGATCATGGGCGATTACTGGTCCACCATCGATACCGTGCTCATGGGCCGCAAGACGTATGAAGTGGCTCTGCGTAAAGGGCCGCAAGGCAGCATGCCAGGCATCACAGGTTACGTCTTCTCGCGGACACTGACATCACTCCCCGACAAGAATGCGGTGCTGGTGCGTGAGAATGCCGCTGAGGTAGTGCGGGAGATGAAGTCGGGCAAGGGCAAAGACATTTGCCTGATGGGTGGCGGCTCGCTGGCGAAAACTCTGTTTGAAGCCAATCTCATCGATGAGATCGGCTTCAACATCCATCCCGTTCTGCTGGGCAGTGGCATCCCCGTGTATCACATCATGAATTGCGAGACTAAACTGGAACTCATGAAATGCAAGCCATTCAAGAATGGCTGCGTGTACGTGCAGTACCAGGTGAAACCGAAACTTAACAAATAA
- a CDS encoding DUF721 domain-containing protein — protein sequence MSTFVPFPEDRGVEPLKEVLSRVMLHRGWGKVSAQARLESAWNKVVGEPWNGLSQVVAFKRGMLEVRVTDALTHQHLVMMQSRLMKDMQKQLGTTIQTIRMRVG from the coding sequence ATGTCCACCTTTGTCCCATTTCCTGAAGACCGTGGCGTGGAACCATTGAAGGAGGTTCTGTCACGGGTTATGCTGCATCGGGGCTGGGGCAAGGTCAGTGCTCAGGCAAGGCTCGAATCTGCCTGGAACAAAGTTGTCGGTGAGCCCTGGAATGGCTTGAGCCAGGTAGTTGCGTTCAAAAGGGGAATGCTCGAGGTCAGAGTAACTGACGCATTGACCCATCAACACCTGGTCATGATGCAGTCCAGACTGATGAAGGATATGCAGAAGCAATTGGGTACCACGATTCAGACCATCAGGATGCGTGTCGGATAA
- a CDS encoding serine/threonine protein kinase: MTAKNSISKSLARASFTALSAVGPAMRRLASRSSVQATGKFLRQQLWIWPILAAIILGVTGLLVEQSVDKAMSRQREAELNTILNADVEALKIWMEDQGQTAELVARDEKLQDMIAQLLQSNTGGVEGERSLIYSKTQTEIRTRLKPILSSLGYMGYFIVAENGVTIAAEQDAPVGKQMGGYRKEFFDRVFQSGPSVSKPYRSPLLLQDESGEYRANLPTMFAAAPLKQSDGKVHAVLGLRIRPDMQFSQILRVAQAGQTGETYAFDKDGLLLSNSRFDNDLKRIGLLADLPESQSILTLKLRNPGVNMMKGERPEQLRNDQPLPFNVADAIQGKSGCEPWEYRDYRGVPVVGAWTWLTDYDFGVCTEIDVEEAYAPVYILRRAFWGLMILLGIASVAIYVAMFLMAKQQKMLQAAVLQAKQLGQYALEEKLGSGGMGTVYKARHAMLRRPTALKLLDVDKISGSSIARFEREVQITATLTHPNTVSIFDYGRTPEGIFYYAMEYLEGINLDDLVTRHGPLPEARLVYILRQVCGSLGEAHAAGLVHRDIKPANIFLTQRGGVQDFVKVLDFGLVKTVSDSEQAHLTSTNAVTGTPHYLSPEGISQPDQVDVRSDVYALGAVMYFLLTGSTVFSGQSVVEICMKHVREKPETPSERSSKSISPQVESLILRCLAKSQADRPANANDVLKELNQCAFQGTWTESDAAIWWKNRQDQRQQETQVFTAELHEAAMTTARSEANATMERTQL; the protein is encoded by the coding sequence GTGACAGCGAAGAATTCCATCTCCAAATCTCTTGCTCGTGCCAGCTTCACTGCACTCTCAGCGGTAGGCCCGGCGATGCGCCGACTGGCCAGCCGTTCGAGTGTTCAAGCCACGGGGAAATTCCTCCGGCAACAACTCTGGATATGGCCGATCCTGGCTGCCATCATCCTTGGTGTCACGGGTCTACTCGTGGAGCAGTCGGTCGACAAAGCCATGAGCCGGCAACGTGAAGCCGAGTTGAACACCATCCTCAATGCAGATGTGGAAGCACTGAAAATATGGATGGAAGATCAGGGACAGACAGCAGAACTGGTGGCACGGGATGAAAAACTACAGGACATGATCGCTCAACTCCTGCAGAGTAATACCGGAGGTGTGGAGGGTGAACGGTCCCTGATTTACTCCAAAACCCAAACAGAAATCAGAACTCGTTTGAAGCCCATCCTCTCATCGCTGGGTTACATGGGTTATTTCATCGTCGCAGAGAATGGTGTCACCATCGCTGCTGAACAGGATGCCCCGGTAGGCAAGCAAATGGGTGGCTATCGCAAAGAGTTTTTTGATCGCGTGTTCCAATCTGGACCCTCAGTATCCAAGCCGTACCGAAGTCCGCTGTTGCTGCAGGACGAATCAGGCGAGTACCGTGCCAATCTGCCAACCATGTTTGCTGCAGCCCCGCTCAAGCAATCGGATGGAAAGGTTCATGCCGTTCTCGGTTTGCGTATTCGCCCTGACATGCAGTTTTCCCAGATTCTGCGTGTGGCTCAAGCTGGGCAGACGGGCGAGACCTATGCCTTCGACAAAGACGGCCTGCTCCTTTCCAACAGCCGATTTGACAACGATCTGAAGCGCATCGGTCTGCTCGCTGACCTGCCTGAATCGCAATCCATTCTGACGTTGAAGTTACGCAACCCTGGCGTGAACATGATGAAAGGGGAAAGGCCGGAGCAACTTCGCAACGATCAACCATTGCCCTTCAATGTAGCTGATGCCATCCAGGGAAAATCGGGATGCGAGCCGTGGGAATACCGCGATTATCGAGGCGTGCCAGTGGTGGGCGCCTGGACCTGGCTTACCGATTATGATTTTGGTGTCTGCACGGAAATAGATGTGGAAGAAGCCTACGCTCCGGTCTATATCCTTCGCCGGGCGTTCTGGGGCTTGATGATTCTGCTGGGTATTGCCTCGGTGGCGATTTATGTTGCCATGTTCCTGATGGCCAAGCAGCAGAAAATGTTGCAGGCCGCAGTGCTCCAGGCTAAACAACTGGGCCAGTATGCCCTGGAAGAAAAACTGGGTTCAGGCGGCATGGGCACAGTCTACAAAGCCCGACACGCCATGCTCCGTCGGCCTACGGCGCTGAAACTCCTCGATGTCGACAAAATCTCAGGAAGCAGCATTGCCCGCTTCGAGCGTGAAGTGCAGATCACTGCGACACTCACCCATCCCAATACGGTTTCCATCTTCGATTATGGCCGCACACCCGAAGGCATCTTCTACTATGCCATGGAGTATCTCGAAGGCATCAACCTCGACGACCTGGTGACGCGACATGGTCCCCTGCCCGAAGCCCGCTTGGTATACATTCTGCGGCAGGTATGTGGCTCATTGGGTGAAGCACACGCTGCCGGGCTGGTGCATCGCGACATCAAACCAGCAAACATCTTCCTGACGCAGCGGGGTGGCGTACAGGACTTTGTCAAAGTGCTTGACTTCGGACTGGTGAAAACCGTATCCGATAGCGAACAGGCTCACCTGACCTCAACCAATGCGGTAACCGGCACGCCTCATTATCTTTCGCCGGAAGGCATTTCCCAGCCTGACCAGGTAGATGTCCGCTCGGATGTCTATGCACTGGGTGCGGTGATGTACTTTCTGCTGACAGGCAGCACCGTATTCTCCGGCCAATCGGTTGTCGAAATCTGCATGAAGCATGTACGGGAAAAGCCAGAAACGCCGTCAGAACGATCCAGCAAATCCATTTCCCCACAAGTAGAATCACTGATCCTACGCTGCCTGGCCAAGTCGCAGGCTGATAGACCAGCCAACGCCAACGATGTACTGAAAGAGCTGAACCAGTGCGCGTTCCAAGGCACATGGACAGAAAGCGACGCAGCCATCTGGTGGAAAAATAGACAGGATCAACGACAGCAGGAAACGCAAGTATTCACTGCCGAGTTGCATGAAGCTGCTATGACGACAGCGAGAAGTGAAGCAAACGCCACGATGGAAAGAACGCAGTTGTAA
- a CDS encoding ABC transporter ATP-binding protein, with amino-acid sequence MIQIQNVRKVYDTGEVKVVALRGVSFDINPGEFVAIMGTSGSGKSTLMNILGCLDRPTEGLYRLGGQDVGKMNRFQLAKLRNEKLGFVFQGFNLLKRYTALENVELPLLYAGLGPRERRRRSQAKLELVGLGQRSGHMPNQLSGGQQQRVAIARALVNDPQLLLADEPTGNLDSKTSVEILAEFQRLNRDLGQTIIIVTHEPDIAHHAKRCLIVKDGLIAEDYYNDRPIDARDSLAAINNGENGNGSMTRGVTLPLPQAQPHAASA; translated from the coding sequence ATCATCCAAATCCAGAACGTTCGCAAGGTCTACGACACCGGTGAGGTGAAAGTAGTGGCGCTGCGTGGTGTCAGTTTCGACATCAATCCGGGTGAATTCGTGGCCATCATGGGCACCAGCGGTTCGGGTAAATCGACGCTGATGAATATCCTCGGCTGCCTGGATCGCCCTACCGAAGGACTCTATCGTCTGGGTGGCCAGGACGTCGGCAAGATGAACCGCTTTCAGCTTGCCAAGCTACGCAATGAAAAGCTCGGCTTTGTGTTCCAGGGTTTCAATCTCCTGAAGAGGTATACCGCACTGGAAAATGTGGAACTGCCGCTGCTCTATGCCGGTCTGGGGCCACGAGAACGACGAAGAAGATCGCAGGCCAAGCTTGAACTGGTGGGCCTGGGGCAGCGCAGCGGACACATGCCCAATCAACTTTCCGGCGGACAGCAACAACGTGTTGCCATTGCCCGGGCATTGGTCAACGATCCGCAGCTACTGCTGGCCGATGAACCGACCGGCAATCTTGACAGCAAAACCTCGGTCGAAATTCTCGCTGAGTTCCAGAGGCTGAACCGCGATCTGGGTCAGACGATCATCATCGTGACTCATGAACCCGATATTGCTCATCATGCCAAGCGCTGCCTGATCGTGAAAGACGGTCTGATTGCAGAAGATTATTACAACGACAGGCCTATTGATGCACGCGATTCGCTGGCAGCCATCAATAATGGTGAGAATGGCAACGGCTCCATGACACGTGGCGTCACCTTGCCTTTGCCCCAGGCACAGCCCCATGCGGCTTCGGCCTGA